A single region of the Streptomyces sp. NBC_00425 genome encodes:
- a CDS encoding glycoside hydrolase family 27 protein, with protein MPRRSGGRLLRLLAAAALTVTAFATASAHTTASAAPGSPALTPPLGWNSWNSFGCGITEAQVRQAADAMASSGMRDAGYRYVVVDDCWFDPQRDAAGNLRASPTKFPSGMKALGDYIHGKGLKFGIYQVPGERTCAQTSGAYPGSTGSRGHEAQDAAAFASWGVDYLKYDWCSSSGTRDEQVARFTLMRDALRATGRPIVYSINPNSFHAITGAGYNWGEVADLWRTTEDLLDIWQNGNTNSYPMGVGNVLDVTAPLAAQSGPGHWNDPDMLVVGRPGLSLTESRSHFALWSLLAAPLMAGNDIRTMSADVSAILRNPRLLAVNQDRLGAGGRRVRDDGSTEVFAKPLSDGSVAVGLFNRGGGTATISTTAAQVGLSGGSFTLTDLWTGGTSSTSGAIAASVPAHGVAVYRVSGGTPLAAATSRLRGNGSGRCVDVDNGSTAAGATVLLWDCHTAANQAWTTWAGGEIRVFGDKCLDAYNQGTTNGTRVVTWPCNGQSNQKWTVGSDGSVRNTLSGLCLDVDRAGTANGTPLVLWTCDGRAGQKWSRT; from the coding sequence GTGCCCAGACGATCAGGCGGACGCCTCCTCCGCCTTCTCGCGGCGGCCGCGTTGACGGTCACCGCGTTCGCGACGGCTTCCGCCCACACCACCGCCTCGGCCGCCCCCGGCAGCCCCGCACTCACCCCGCCCCTGGGCTGGAACAGCTGGAACAGCTTCGGCTGCGGAATCACCGAGGCGCAGGTCCGCCAGGCCGCCGACGCGATGGCGTCCTCCGGCATGCGGGACGCCGGTTACCGATACGTGGTGGTCGACGACTGCTGGTTCGACCCGCAGCGCGACGCGGCCGGCAACCTGCGGGCCAGTCCGACCAAGTTCCCGAGCGGCATGAAGGCACTGGGGGACTACATCCACGGCAAGGGCCTGAAGTTCGGCATCTACCAGGTGCCCGGCGAGCGCACCTGCGCGCAGACCAGCGGCGCCTATCCGGGGTCCACGGGAAGCAGGGGGCACGAGGCCCAGGACGCCGCCGCGTTCGCCTCGTGGGGGGTCGACTACCTCAAGTACGACTGGTGCTCCTCCAGCGGCACCCGTGACGAGCAGGTCGCGCGCTTCACGCTCATGCGCGACGCCCTGCGCGCCACCGGCCGTCCGATCGTCTACAGCATCAACCCCAACAGTTTTCACGCCATCACCGGCGCCGGCTACAACTGGGGTGAGGTCGCCGACCTGTGGCGGACCACCGAGGACCTGCTCGACATCTGGCAGAACGGGAACACCAACAGCTACCCGATGGGCGTCGGCAACGTGCTCGACGTCACCGCGCCGCTGGCGGCCCAGTCCGGCCCGGGACACTGGAACGACCCCGACATGCTGGTCGTCGGCCGTCCCGGTCTGTCGCTGACCGAGTCCCGCTCGCACTTCGCCCTCTGGTCGCTGCTGGCGGCACCGCTCATGGCCGGCAACGACATCCGCACCATGTCCGCCGACGTGAGCGCGATCCTGCGCAACCCGCGGCTGCTGGCGGTGAACCAGGACCGGCTGGGCGCGGGCGGACGCCGTGTGCGCGACGACGGCAGCACCGAGGTGTTCGCCAAGCCCCTGTCCGACGGATCGGTCGCGGTGGGCCTGTTCAACCGGGGCGGCGGCACCGCCACGATCAGCACCACGGCGGCTCAGGTCGGGCTCTCCGGCGGCTCCTTCACCCTGACGGACCTGTGGACCGGCGGCACGTCGAGCACGTCCGGCGCGATCGCGGCGAGTGTCCCCGCGCACGGCGTCGCCGTGTACCGGGTGTCCGGCGGCACCCCGCTCGCCGCCGCCACCTCGCGGCTGCGCGGCAACGGCTCCGGCCGCTGCGTGGACGTGGACAACGGCTCCACCGCGGCCGGCGCCACCGTCCTGCTGTGGGACTGCCACACGGCAGCCAACCAGGCGTGGACCACATGGGCCGGCGGCGAGATCCGCGTCTTCGGCGACAAGTGCCTGGACGCCTACAACCAGGGCACCACCAACGGCACCCGGGTGGTCACCTGGCCCTGCAACGGCCAGAGCAACCAGAAGTGGACCGTCGGCTCCGACGGGTCGGTCCGCAACACCCTGTCCGGACTGTGCCTCGACGTCGACCGGGCCGGCACCGCGAACGGCACCCCGCTGGTCCTGTGGACCTGCGACGGCCGGGCCGGCCAGAAATGGAGCCGGACATGA